GTGCAGATTTTTGGTGGGACGAAGGAAACCTTGGTTGAAGCAGCTAAGTTTGTTGATCAGCATACCGGTGCCGATATTATTGATATCAATATGGGTTGCCCAGTCAATAAAGTTGTGAAAACTGATGCTGGCGCACGCTGGTTGCTTGATCCGAATAAAGTGTATGAGATGGTTTCTGCCGTAACGGCTGCAGTGAGCAAGCCAGTTACCGTGAAAATGCGGACTGGTTGGGATGAAGATCATATTTACGCAGTTAAAAATGCTATGGCTGCTGAAAAAGCTGGTGCCGCAGCACTCGCAATGCACGGTCGGACCCGTAAACAAATGTATAGTGGCCACGCTGATTGGAATATTTTAAAAGATGTGCGCGACCATATTTCAATTCCGTTTATGGGGAATGGCGATGTGCGCACACCAGAAGATGCAAAACGGATGCTGGATGAAGTCGGTGCAACCGCAGTGATGATCGGCCGGGCTGCCTTAGGCAATCCGTGGATCTTGAAACAGACGGCAGAATATTTGGATGACGGTATTCTTTTGCCACAACCAACGCCACGGCAAAAAATTGCTACAGCTAAAGCACATTTGCATCGTTTAGTTGAATTAAAAGGTGAACACACTGGGGTACACGAATTTCGGACTTCCTCTGCTTATTATTTGAAGGGGATTGCGCGAGCAGCTAAAACAAAGGTAGCGGTCAATCAGGCTGAGACTGAAGCTGAAGTTGATACGATCTTTGATGATTTCGTTGAACAAACCGAAGCACGTGAGTTGGAACGGGCTAAATAAACGGTAAAAACCAAAATGGGCTTGCAATTTAAAGCTTAAATCGGCAAAATATAGATATGTATGACGTTGAAATGGAGGAATTATAGTGGCTAAGAACGGTCAAAAACCGACTGAAATGAATGACCAATTGCGGGTTCGCCGCGAAAAAATGGATGAATTGCGCACAGAAGGTATCGATCCCTTCGGTCAGCGTTTTGAACGTGACGCAACGAGTCAACAGATTCGTGAACGTTACGCTGATGAATCAAAGGAGCAATTAGAGGCGGAAGAACATATTGTCACAATTGCTGGACGTATGATGACTAAACGTGGAAAAGGGAAGGTCGGTTTTGCAGATTTTGCAGACCGCGACGGCCGGATTCAAGTTTATGTACGTAAAGATCGAGTTGGCGAAGAAAACTACCATATTTTCAAGCGCTCTGATTTAGGTGACATTATGGGTATTACTGGTGATGTCATGAAAACTGATACTGGAGAACTAACTGTTCGTGCAAGTCATGTGACTTTCTTGACTAAGGCATTACGTCCATTACCAGATAAGTATCATGGTTTACAAAATGTTGAACAAAAGTATCGGCAGCGTTATTTGGATTTGATCGCTAACCGCGACAGTTTTGATCGCTTTATGAAGCGTAGCAAGATCGTCAGTGCAGTTCGTGAATACTTAGATAAGAATGAGTTCGTTGAAGTGGAGACTCCAGTATTGCACACGCAAGCTGGTGGTGCTTCGGCACGGCCATTTATTACGCATCATAATGCTTTGAATATCGATTTGTATTTGCGGATCGCATTAGAATTGCATCTCAAGCGCTTGATCGTTGGTGGGATGGAACGTGTCTACGAAATCGGTCGTGTTTTCCGTAACGAAGGGATCGATACTAAGCACAATCCAGAATTTACGATGCTAGAAACTTATGCGGCTTATTGGGATCTTAGCGATGTAATGGATGAAACTGAAGGTATCGTCCGTTTCGCTGCTCAAAAAGTTAACGGTACTGGTCAGATCACTTATCAAGGTCAACCAATCGACTTGGACAAACCATTTGCTCGTGCGCATATGGTTGATTTGATCAAAGAAAAGACTGGTGTTGACTTCTGGCCAGAAATGACTGTCGAACAAGCACAGAAATTAGCTGATGAACATGATGTTAAGTATGAAAAATGGTGGCAAGTGGGCCACATCATCAATGCCTTCTTTGAAGACTTTGTTGAAGCAACTTTGACACAGCCAACCTTTGTTTACGGACATCCAATCGAAATCTCACCATTGGCGAAAAAGGATCCGAAAGACCCACGTTTTGTTCAGCGGTTTGAGTTATTCATTCACGGTGGCGAGTATGCCAATGCCTTTACCGAATTAAATGATCCAATCGATCAAAAGGCACGGTTTGAAGCACAGGCAACTGAACGTGAAGAAGGTAACGACGAAGCTCATGGTATTGATGAAGATTACGTTGAAGCTTTAGAATACGGGATGCCGCCTACTGGTGGGTTAGGTATTGGGATTGATCGTTTAGTGATGTTATTAACTGATGTCGACTCAATTCGCGATGTCCAACTTTTCCCAACCATGCGTCCGGAAAAAGCATTATCTGATGAAGAATTGTAATTAGATTGACGAATATATGGTTATAAGGTTAGTGGACACAAGCTACCTTGGGTAACATGCTTTTACTATATTATGTGGAAAGCTAAAAAAGAGTCGCGATATAAATAGGCTCTTTGTCAAATCCTGTTGATGAATAGCTTTTACAGAGTTGAAAGTCATGCGACTTTCAACTCTGTTTTTTTCATTGGTTTTGTTCTCATTTGCCGTAACTTAATACGTGAAATCATATGATGGTAATTACGGAATCCAAATGCTGTGCGTTGAATTTGTTTAATCATTCGATTCATGCCTTCGACTGGGCCATTCGTATAGTCCGATTCACTGGCGTTGAGTACAACCACTAAGTTCTTTTTGAACGTTTGAAACACTGCTTTCATGTAGGGACTTATATTTTGATTTGTATATAGATCTTCCACAAGCTTGTCTTTGTCTTGATTCTTAAGGTTTTCCATGATGCTTTGCATCGACTCGTACGATGCTTTAAGTTCTTCGTTAATTGTCAGTCCTTGTTCTACACGTTCTAGTTGTGTGAGTTGTTTTCGCAGGTGTCGGTCATAAAAGACATGTTCCTCATCTAGATTTCCGGCATACTTCAAATAAAGCCGTCAGGCGAACTTTAACGTGCGATATTCATAGGATCTTTTATTGTACTTTTTCATGGTTTGCACCCGAGTTTGATTAAAAGCTCGAGTCATCATTGCAACGATGTGAAAGCGGTCGATCACAATTTTTGCCTGCGGAAACATTGCCTTGGCAATGTCTTGATAGTAACTATTTAGATCTACGGTAACTGTTTTGACACGTGCTCGAACACTTGCTGGAAATTGTTTAAAATAATCAGTAATACTTTGCTTGAATCGGTCTGGCAGAATTTGTTGAATTTCGTGCTCACCAGCGCCATTAATACAGATGAAATGGAGCCGACCACCAATTCCTCTAAATTCATCCATGGCGAGATGAACCGGTAGATAGTTAAGATTTCTGCGAAATAAGTCATCATAGTTGTCTAAGTAACGACAGACAGTGCTAGCTGATATGCCGGCATCGATCGCAATGCTAGCTTGAGTGCGGTCGTCTTGTAGACTCATAAACACTTTCTGACGCGTGGCTCGGGAGATACAACAGTACTTGTCTACCACATCAGAAGTAGCCATAAACGACGCTTTACAATTACGACAAATGACGCGTTCTTTATGGAGTTCTAAATAAACTGGTTCACTCGCATTCGCTGCCAGATAGGTCACGCGTGATACGTAGTGTCCATTATGACTTAGCTCGCAAAAGCCACAGTTAGCGCAATGTTTCTGGTCGAACTTAACCGTGGCTATATATACTTTTGCGCGCTTAGCTTTAATCACTTGATAGTTATATTTGTAAAAAACTACATTTGGGTCTTTAATACTGAGCGCAAATTTTATATTATTATCTACAGGGTCCATAAGTTTTCACGTCCTTTAAAAAAGATGCTGTAGTGGGTGGATTTTTTAGGTGCGAGGCTTACGGGCCTTTTTTATTTTGCACTAAAAAATCCTGCTAATAGATTACCATGTTAAGTAAGCTATCAACAGGAAAAAGTATAGAACCTATAAATATATGTCGCGGCTCTTTTTGTACTGAAAAACCAGCTAAGTCGTTGAACTTAACTGGCTTTATTTTAGTCGGTGAGATAGATTTTCTTCAGATCGGTAATGTCTTGGGAGCTCAGTTGCAAGTAATCGTGTAAATAACCGGATAGCGAACCAGCTAGTTCATTGATCGTTGTCCAAGCTGTTTCTAAGTATTCAGGATAAACGGACATTAAATCACGCACGCCAGCAACCTGTGCCGCAGTTATTCCCGGATAAGCCTCAACTTGCGCCATATTAAGTGCAAATTGTTGGGCGGATGCTTGCTGTGTGAGTAGATAATCTGCAGTGATCTGCGTCAATGGAACGCCTAAAGCGCCAAGAAATAACGCTGCACCAATTCCAGTACGATCTTTACCTGCAGTGCAGTGGAAGAGTAAACTACGCTCAGCGGCCTCATTAGATAGTAAATAAGCAAAGAATTGACGGTAGGTCTGTTGTGCATGAGCATCGCTAATTAGATTGCGATAGACCTGGATCATCTGCTTATGACCGTCAGGATCGCGACGCAATTCGTTTAGCAGCGCTTGCGGTGCAATTGAATTTTTAGTTTCATCGATTGCAAAAACGGGTAAGAATTGATAGCGACTTTTTGCAGGGACTCGATCTGGTGCAGCTGCTTTTTCTTCTGGCGAACGGAAGTCGATGATTAGCTGTAGCCCATATTCGTTGAGCCAGTTTAGATCAGCATCACTAAGATCATTAAGTTGTGCGGCCCGAATCACTTTGTGCCACTTTACTTGTTGGCCGGAAATTGTCTGATAACCACCAAGTTCGCGGAAGTTATAACCTTTTTCTAGTGGTAAAATGCGCGGATAACTCATAATTACACCTGCTTTTATAGATAGTTGATTCTTATTTTAAGTGATTTGGCCAGAAAACACAAAGAAAGCTGAAGTGACGGAAGTTAAAAAGTGGTTATTTACTCATTTAGCCGAACATTCAAACAAAATAGATGGAAAATGTCGGTGAAACTAATTTTTTCATGAAATTCCTTGACGGTATTTAAAAAGGCTGGTATAATATTCTTTGTTGTCAATTAAGGAAATCACGTCATTAAAAAAGTTTTTAAAACTTTTTGTTGACAGATCTTGCTTAACTTGATAAACTAATAAAGTTGTCACTTGTTGAGTTATTCATTCCTACTTGCATAAAGATGCAGAGGGGAAGCTTGATTTAACAAGACATAGCAAAATCAGAAATGAACGTCTTGAATATTTATTCAAAAAGTTCTTGACAAGCTTCGCTCGTCATGATAAACTGATTAAGTTGTGTTGAGCAACAAGGTAGACCTTTGAAAACTGAACAAAGTTTCGACAAATCAAATGTGTAGGGTCTTTATTTTTTACCGGCCTTCGGACTGGTTCGAGATAAAGCAAACATTTGCGAAGTCAATTCAATTTGAATTATAACTCGCTAGCAACAAAATCAATTGAGCAATCAATTTTCATTTTATATGAGAGTTTGATCCTGGCTCAGGACGAACGCTGGCGGCGTGCCTAATACATGCAAGTCGAACGCACTGACGTCGACCGAAGCTGCTTGCAGTGGACGTTGATTGACGTGAGTGGCGGACGGGTGAGTAACACGTGGGTAACCTACCCTTAAGTGGGGGATAACATTTGGAAACAGATGCTAATACCGCATAACCATTCAGACCACATGGTCTGAATGTAAAAGACGGCCTTTGGCTGTCACTTTTGGACGGACCCGCGGCGTATTAGTTAGTTGGTAAGGTAACGGCTTACCAAGACAATGATACGTAGCCGACCTGAGAGGGTAATCGGCCACATTGGGACTGAGACACGGCCCAAACTCCTACGGGAGGCAGCAGTAGGGAATCTTCCACAATGGACGAAAGTCTGATGGAGCAACGCCGCGTGAGTGAAGAAGGTTTTAGGATCGTAAAACTCTGTTGTTGGAGAAGAACAGGGACTAGAGTAACTGTTAGTCCTTTGACGGTATCCAACCAGAAAGCCACGGCTAACTACGTGCCAGCAGCCGCGGTAATACGTAGGTGGCAAGCGTTGTCCGGATTTATTGGGCGTAAAGCGAGCGCAGGCGGTTTTTTAAGTCTGATGTGAAAGCCTTCGGCTTAACCGAAGAAGTGCATTAGAAACTGGGAAACTTGAGTGCAGAAGAGGACAGTGGAACTCCATGTGTAGCGGTGAAATGCGTAGATATATGGAAGAACACCAGTGGCGAAGGCGGCTGTCTGGTCTGTAACTGACGCTGAGGCTCGAAAGTATGGGGAGCGAACAGGATTAGATACCCTGGTAGTCCATACCGTAAACGATGAATGCTAAGTGTTGGAGGGTTTCCGCCCTTCAGTGCTGCAGCTAACGCATTAAGCATTCCGCCTGGGGAGTACGACCGCAAGGTTGAAACTCAAAGGAATTGACGGGGGCCCGCACAAGCGGTGGAGCATGTGGTTTAATTCGAAGCAACGCGAAGAACCTTACCAGGTCTTGACATCCTTTGACCACTGTAGAGATACAGCTTTCCCTTCGGGGACAAAGTGACAGGTGGTGCATGGTTGTCGTCAGCTCGTGTCGTGAGATGTTGGGTTAAGTCCCGCAACGAGCGCAACCCTTATGACTAGTTGC
This is a stretch of genomic DNA from Loigolactobacillus coryniformis subsp. coryniformis KCTC 3167 = DSM 20001. It encodes these proteins:
- the dusB gene encoding tRNA dihydrouridine synthase DusB — encoded protein: MEWQIGNVKIPNQVVVAPMAGITNAAFRVICRQFGAGLVVCEMISDRGILHHNTKTLSMLFVDPTEHPVSVQIFGGTKETLVEAAKFVDQHTGADIIDINMGCPVNKVVKTDAGARWLLDPNKVYEMVSAVTAAVSKPVTVKMRTGWDEDHIYAVKNAMAAEKAGAAALAMHGRTRKQMYSGHADWNILKDVRDHISIPFMGNGDVRTPEDAKRMLDEVGATAVMIGRAALGNPWILKQTAEYLDDGILLPQPTPRQKIATAKAHLHRLVELKGEHTGVHEFRTSSAYYLKGIARAAKTKVAVNQAETEAEVDTIFDDFVEQTEARELERAK
- the lysS gene encoding lysine--tRNA ligase, translated to MNDQLRVRREKMDELRTEGIDPFGQRFERDATSQQIRERYADESKEQLEAEEHIVTIAGRMMTKRGKGKVGFADFADRDGRIQVYVRKDRVGEENYHIFKRSDLGDIMGITGDVMKTDTGELTVRASHVTFLTKALRPLPDKYHGLQNVEQKYRQRYLDLIANRDSFDRFMKRSKIVSAVREYLDKNEFVEVETPVLHTQAGGASARPFITHHNALNIDLYLRIALELHLKRLIVGGMERVYEIGRVFRNEGIDTKHNPEFTMLETYAAYWDLSDVMDETEGIVRFAAQKVNGTGQITYQGQPIDLDKPFARAHMVDLIKEKTGVDFWPEMTVEQAQKLADEHDVKYEKWWQVGHIINAFFEDFVEATLTQPTFVYGHPIEISPLAKKDPKDPRFVQRFELFIHGGEYANAFTELNDPIDQKARFEAQATEREEGNDEAHGIDEDYVEALEYGMPPTGGLGIGIDRLVMLLTDVDSIRDVQLFPTMRPEKALSDEEL
- a CDS encoding tyrosine-protein phosphatase, translated to MSYPRILPLEKGYNFRELGGYQTISGQQVKWHKVIRAAQLNDLSDADLNWLNEYGLQLIIDFRSPEEKAAAPDRVPAKSRYQFLPVFAIDETKNSIAPQALLNELRRDPDGHKQMIQVYRNLISDAHAQQTYRQFFAYLLSNEAAERSLLFHCTAGKDRTGIGAALFLGALGVPLTQITADYLLTQQASAQQFALNMAQVEAYPGITAAQVAGVRDLMSVYPEYLETAWTTINELAGSLSGYLHDYLQLSSQDITDLKKIYLTD